The genomic interval TCCGGCTGTTGATGCCGTCGGAGGCAACGATCAGGTCGGCATCGGCGAACGCCTCGAGGTCGCTCACCTCCGTCTCGAAGACGAGCCGGACGCCGAGCTCGGCCGCGCGATCCTGCAGGATCGCGAGCAGATGCCGGCGCGCGATGCCGCAGAAGCCGTGGCCGCCCGACGTGATGCAGCGGCCCTTGAAATGGATGTCGATGTCGTCCCAATGGGCGAAGCTGTCGATGATCCGTTCCTGGCTCGTCGTATCGCCGCCCTTCAGGTTCTCCAACGTCTGGTCGGAGAACACGACACCCCAGCCGAACGTGTCGTGCGGCCGGTTGCGCTCATAGACCGTGACGTCATGCGCCGGGTCGACCTTCTTCATCAGGATGGCGAAATAAAGCCCGGCCGGGCCGCCACCGACGCAGACGATCTTCATGGAGCATCCTCCGCAAAGAATTTCGGATTGGAAGTAGTTTTCATGCCGCCCGCTCCCGAACGGACTGCTTGAGCTTGCCCAGGAGCTCGAGCAGCAAGACCATCTCGGCGCGGGTCAGCCCGGCCATGAGCCCATCGATCCAAGCCTGGTGAGTGGGTGCCATGGCGGCGAACAGCCGGGCACCCGCGGCGGTCGCCTGGATGAGCGCACTGCGGCCGTCGGCGGGGTTCGCCCGCCGCGCGACCAGCCCGTCCCTCGCCATGGCGTCGACGAGGCCGGTGACGTTGCCGTTGGACACCATGAGGCGCGACGAGAGCGCGCTCAAGGTCAGGCCATCCGGCGCCCGGTCGAGCTGGGCCAGCACGTCGAAGCGCGGCAGCGTCGTTTGGAACTCAGTCCGGAGCCGGCCGCGCACCTGGTCTTCGATCAGTTCGGTGCAGGTCAGGAGCCGGAGCCAGAGGCGCAGCTGCAGCCGATCGTCCTCGGCCACGGCGCTCTCCCGATCGGGGCTCACGGCAGGATCCACGTCGAGCAGCATGACGCCTCCCTATATATTTTATGTCTAAAATATATTGCCGTTCGAGTGAGGTCAAGGCGCCCGTTCCACCAACAGGCTCGCCTGCTGCGCCCGGTCGATCGATTTGCCGGATGCGCACGGAATAAATCCCGCGAAGTCGAGTCGTGGAGGGACGGATCAGGCGGTCACGGACAGGGGCGGCCGCCGCACATCGATCCGCATTGCATTCAAACAAGCCCTGACGGGAGAGTTCGATGATCGAAAAACCACGCTCCGATCGAAGAGCCTTTCTTAAGACCGGCGCCTTTGCCGGCGCTGCGCTGGTTGCCGGCGCACCGGGTTCGATCTCTCAGGCCTCGGCGGCCCCATTCGGCGGGATATCACGGGGTGATGCCGCGATCCTCCGCTTCCTTTGCGCGGCCGAGATCATCGAGACCGATATGTGGCTGCAATATGCCGAGCTCGGCGGGACCCAGGACAGCGAGCTTCCCGGCCTGCCGACCGGCGGCAGCCCGGCCTACACCGCTGCGCTCAGCAACCTCGACAGCGACATGGCCCAGTATATCCATGACAACACCGAGGACGAGCTCACCCACGAGACCTTCATCAACGCCTACCTGGTTTCCAAGGGGGCGCACCCGGTCAGCCTCGATGCATTCCGCACCTTGCCCAGCAGCAAGGCGACCGGCGCCAACCAGATCGGCCGGCTGACGAACCTCATGAAGCTCACGGTCGATACGAGCTGGTACACGCGCTATCGCAGCCGCGACTTCAACCCCGATCTCGACCCGCTGCACAAGTTCGCCAATGCAGTGCCGAGCCTGGCGAACGGGCAGTTCCCCGGCATTCCCCGCAGCGACGCCGACCTCACACCGCAGGGGCACATCCAAGCCATCGCGAACACAGCGGGCTTCCACTTCGCGCAGATCGAGCAAGGGGGCACCAGCCTTTATCCGGGCCTGGCCCTGCACGTGAGCAATCCGGAGGTGCTGCGCGTCGTGCTCAGCATCGGCGGGACCGAGGTCTGCCATTTCCAGACCTGGCACGACAAGGCCGGCAACGCGGTTTCCGATCCGCTGGCGCCGTTGACCGACCCGACCAATCCCGCGCTCGTGTTCCCGAACCTCAACGTCAATCCGGGGGGCGAGGACTTCCAGACCAACCTGATCATGCCCGAGCCCTGCCCGTTCCTCAGGCCCGGCCTGCCGCGGGTCTCGATCATCCGGCCGGTTGCCACGTCCGGCGCGGCGATGGCAGCACTCAAGGGGCTGACCGGGATGGGCATCTTCATCGGGCAGTCGAAGCAGTTCTTCGAGTTCCTGCAGGATCTGGCCGAGGACGCCGACGCGGCCCGACGGCACGAGCAGGACGATTGAACTCGCCCTGACCTCGCCCGAGGCGGCGCCCGAAACGGTGGCTGCCTCGGGCTTTCTACTCCGCCGCGCGCACTTCCTCGACCGGCTGCAGCGGCTCCGCCGCTGCCGGCTGGCCGGCGTGGACCACGACCGAGGACTGGATGTTGCTCGCGAACGGGATGTTCGCCTCCGCGAAGGCCAGCTCGATCCGCCGGTAGGCCTCAGTGCGCACCTCGAACTGCTTGCCGGGCGGCGTCTGCACCTTGCAGCGGAAGATCTTGGCGCCGGGCTGGATACGATAGAGCTTGGCCTTCAAGGGCGACATGATGAACGGCGCCAGCTCCTCGTGCTCGAGCATCTCGAGCCCGATACGCTTCACGATGCGGCGCACCTGCTCGCTCTCGACGTCGATCGGCAGCGGGATCTCGAACTTGTCGATGACCCAGTCGCGCGAGTTGTTGCGCACGCTGCCGAGCGAGCCGTAGGGCACGAAATGCAGCGGCCCATTCTGGTGGCGCAGCGCCACGGTGCGGAACGTGATCTTCTCGACCGTGCCCTTGGCCGTGCCGGCCTCGATATAGTCGCCGATGCGGAACACGTCCTCGATCAGGAAGAAGGCGCCGGAGAACAGGTCCTTGACCAGCGTCTGGGCGCCGAACCCGATGGCGATACCGACCACGCCGGCCGACGCCAGGAGCGGCCCGATATTGAGACCCAGGACCGAGAACGCCCACATGAGCGCCACGACTGCGATCACGATCATGCCGATCGAGCGCAGCAGCGGCTGAACCGTGCTGGCCCGGCTGCCCGGCCCGTTGACCTCGCGGCTCAAGGCGACGGCGAGCCCGGTCTCGAACAGGCGCCAGACGTACCAGCCGATGAGCAGGGTGATGCCGGCGTCGAACAGGACGCCCACGAAGGTTCGGGCGTCGCGCGCGCCCAGGATGCGGATGAAGTCGAACGACCAGAGCCGCGCCAGGAACGCGCCGGCGGCGATCAGCAACACCCAGGAGGCGGCGTAGTGCAGCACGTCCGTGAAGGCGTCGGTCGCGCGGATCTGTTCGTCGGTGCCCTGTTGGGAGCTGGCGGTCCGTGCCACCGCCTGCAGCGGCTCGCCCTCCTCGCCCGGCACGAAGATCATCTGCTGGGCGGCCGTCCGGCGCAGCAGCCGCGCCTTCACCTGGCGGAGCGCCAGCGCGATCATGCTGTCGAAAGCCGGCATGGCGGCGAGCACGATGAGCGTGCCCAGCACCCGGTCAAACGGTGGCAGCGGCAGCAGCAGCACGCCCAGGACCCAGGTGGCGCCCAGCCCGAACACGCTCAGCACGGCAAGCGAGTGCCAGTAACGCGCGAAGCCCGTCAAATGCGGGCGCAGCTTGTGCAGCGCGCGCAGGCACATGTAGCCGACGACGAAGCTCGTCGTGATGATGATGAGATGCGGCAGCCCGTCGCCGAACCACAGGAAATAGAGTCCTTCGGCGACGAGATAGGGCCCCATGGCGACCGCGACGATGCGCGCCAGCGTGGCGCGGGCGCGGTGCGCCTCCGCATCGTCGATCGGCACCATGCGCAGGTTCGGCCGGTCGGCCGCGAACGGCTGGCTCAGGATGATGAAGGCCGCCCAGCCGACCGTCGTGCTCTGGATGAACGCGTTGGCGAAACCCTGGAACACGTCGGTCGCGGGGAAGATCAGCCCGTGCGCGGTGAAGCAGAGATTGTAGAGCAGGCCGCTGCCGATCAGGAAGGCTGCCGGCGGCAGCAGGTCGAGCACCAGCCCCTCGAGGCCGAGCAGGACGCCCTTGCCGGCGCGATCGACCGGGATCTGCGCCAGGCGCCGGCGCTCAGGCCCCGCGAGCCAGAAGACGATCGCAGCACCCAGCAACGCCACGACCAGCATCGCCGCGAGGCAGAACAGCACCCAGCCGGCCGAACCCAGGTCGCCATTGTTGGTAAGCAGCGTCGCCGCCTGGTGCCGCATGCCGGGCGCCTTCACGGCATCGGCGACCATTGTCTTGACCGCCATCCACAGCTCATTCGTCGAATGGCCGAGATGGATCATCATGCGGCCGAACGGCTGGCCGCCGAACGTATGGGTGACGGCACCGTGCGCCGCCTGATCCGCCACCGTTGGATTGGCCGCCGCCGTGGAAGCCGCCGTGGACGCTGCGTCCGCCATCGAGTTTCCTTGACTTAAAGCTACGCCGTCCTTGGCGCAGCATGCGCCGAGACGGGGCAATATGCACGCGCCTGCCGCGGCACGCCTGGACAAGCGCGTGTCTTGCCCCCGAAAATAGGTCGATCCTCGGCCGTCGCAATGCGCTCGGTCGCAAATCCGCTCCCGTCACCGAGAATTGATCCGCCCCCGTGCCGCCCAGGAAGCTCGACTCCATAGACCTCAAGATTTTGGCCGAATTGCAGCGGGACGGGCGCATGACGAACCAGCGCCTGTCCGAGAAGATCGGCCTGTCGCCCCGCCCGTGCCTCGAGCGGGTGCGCCGGCTCGAGGCCGCCGGCCTCATCTCGGGATACCGCGCCGTCGTCGAGATCGGCGAGTTGCCCGACCTCGTCCATGCCTTCGCCGAGATCACGCTGAAGAGCCAGTCGACCCAAGCCCTGGCCGCATTCGAGCGGCATCTGGCCGACTGCGCCGAGGTCGTTGAGTGCGTGCTCGTCGGCGGCCAGTTCGACTATCTGGCGCAAATGGTCTGCGCCGATCTCGCGCGCTACAACGCGCTCACCACCCAATGGCTCGACGACCCGGCGATCGGCGTCGCGCGCATCACCTCCCGTTTCGTCATGAAGCGGGTCCGCCGGTTCGCCGGATATCCGCTCAGTCTCATCGAAAAAGCAGCACAGCAGAACTAGTCACCCACAAGTCGTTTTCGCAGCCGATCCTGTCGCGCGACTCGCGCGCTTCGGCCGCACCTGTTGCGCCTCTCCCCCTAAAATCAAGGAGTTGGCAATCAGAGTGTTGGGGCGGCAGGAGCGGATCATGCACGTGGGCGAGCTCGAGCGACGTTACGGCGCGCAGAATTACCTTCCGATCCCGGTCGTCCTCTCGCGCGGCGAAGGTGTCTGGCTGTGGGACGACCAGGGTCGCAAATATCTCGACATGATGAGCGCCTATTCGGCGGTCAGCCCCGGCCATTCCCATCCGCGCCTGGTGGCGGCACTGGTCGAGCAGGCTCATCGGCTGGCCGTGCCGTCCCGCGCCTTCATGAACGACAAGCTCGGGCCGCTCATGGAACGGCTCGTGAGCCTGACCGGGCTCGACAAGGTGCTGCCGATGAATACCGGCGCCGAGGCTGTCGAGACCGCAATCAAGGCGGCGCGGCGCTGGGCCTATCAGGTGAAGGGCGTGGCCCAGAACCAAGCCGAGATCCTGGTCGCTTCCGGCAATTTCCACGGCCGTACCACGACCATCGTCGGTTTCTCGAGCGAGGATGCCTATCGCCAGGACTTCGGGCCGTTCACGCCGGGCTTCCGCATCCTGCCGTTCGGCGATCTCGCGGCCTTCGAGGCCGCAGTCGGGCCGAACACGGCGGCAATCCTGATCGAGCCGATCCAGGGCGAGGCCGGCATCCGGGTGCCACCGGCCGGCTTCCTCAAGGGGCTGCGGCAACTCTGCGACCGCAAGAACGTGCTGCTGATCCTGGACGAGGTCCAGTCGGGCCTCGGCCGGACCGGCAAGTGGTTCGCCTATCAGCACGAGGACGTGCTGCCGGATGGCGTCATCCTGGGCAAGGCGCTGGGCGGCGGCCTGCTGCCGGTCTCGGCCTTCGTCGGCAAGGCAGAGATCATGGATCTGTTCA from Aliidongia dinghuensis carries:
- a CDS encoding ferritin-like domain-containing protein; amino-acid sequence: MIEKPRSDRRAFLKTGAFAGAALVAGAPGSISQASAAPFGGISRGDAAILRFLCAAEIIETDMWLQYAELGGTQDSELPGLPTGGSPAYTAALSNLDSDMAQYIHDNTEDELTHETFINAYLVSKGAHPVSLDAFRTLPSSKATGANQIGRLTNLMKLTVDTSWYTRYRSRDFNPDLDPLHKFANAVPSLANGQFPGIPRSDADLTPQGHIQAIANTAGFHFAQIEQGGTSLYPGLALHVSNPEVLRVVLSIGGTEVCHFQTWHDKAGNAVSDPLAPLTDPTNPALVFPNLNVNPGGEDFQTNLIMPEPCPFLRPGLPRVSIIRPVATSGAAMAALKGLTGMGIFIGQSKQFFEFLQDLAEDADAARRHEQDD
- a CDS encoding MarR family transcriptional regulator; this encodes MLLDVDPAVSPDRESAVAEDDRLQLRLWLRLLTCTELIEDQVRGRLRTEFQTTLPRFDVLAQLDRAPDGLTLSALSSRLMVSNGNVTGLVDAMARDGLVARRANPADGRSALIQATAAGARLFAAMAPTHQAWIDGLMAGLTRAEMVLLLELLGKLKQSVRERAA
- a CDS encoding Lrp/AsnC family transcriptional regulator, translated to MPPRKLDSIDLKILAELQRDGRMTNQRLSEKIGLSPRPCLERVRRLEAAGLISGYRAVVEIGELPDLVHAFAEITLKSQSTQALAAFERHLADCAEVVECVLVGGQFDYLAQMVCADLARYNALTTQWLDDPAIGVARITSRFVMKRVRRFAGYPLSLIEKAAQQN
- a CDS encoding mechanosensitive ion channel family protein, translated to MADAASTAASTAAANPTVADQAAHGAVTHTFGGQPFGRMMIHLGHSTNELWMAVKTMVADAVKAPGMRHQAATLLTNNGDLGSAGWVLFCLAAMLVVALLGAAIVFWLAGPERRRLAQIPVDRAGKGVLLGLEGLVLDLLPPAAFLIGSGLLYNLCFTAHGLIFPATDVFQGFANAFIQSTTVGWAAFIILSQPFAADRPNLRMVPIDDAEAHRARATLARIVAVAMGPYLVAEGLYFLWFGDGLPHLIIITTSFVVGYMCLRALHKLRPHLTGFARYWHSLAVLSVFGLGATWVLGVLLLPLPPFDRVLGTLIVLAAMPAFDSMIALALRQVKARLLRRTAAQQMIFVPGEEGEPLQAVARTASSQQGTDEQIRATDAFTDVLHYAASWVLLIAAGAFLARLWSFDFIRILGARDARTFVGVLFDAGITLLIGWYVWRLFETGLAVALSREVNGPGSRASTVQPLLRSIGMIVIAVVALMWAFSVLGLNIGPLLASAGVVGIAIGFGAQTLVKDLFSGAFFLIEDVFRIGDYIEAGTAKGTVEKITFRTVALRHQNGPLHFVPYGSLGSVRNNSRDWVIDKFEIPLPIDVESEQVRRIVKRIGLEMLEHEELAPFIMSPLKAKLYRIQPGAKIFRCKVQTPPGKQFEVRTEAYRRIELAFAEANIPFASNIQSSVVVHAGQPAAAEPLQPVEEVRAAE